A region from the Candidatus Electrothrix scaldis genome encodes:
- a CDS encoding isocitrate lyase/PEP mutase family protein, which produces MSKKSMHQEIAERNIFPFIGVYDVFSASIAAKFYDALFISGFSFAASHYGLPDIGFIAWSDIVEFVRRVRTILPHHHILVDIDDGYTDVEVACHVVSQLESIRASGIIIEDQKRPRRCGHFDGKQLIELDEFIHKLKSILAVRRNMFVIARTDAIDFDDIMRRAEAFVEAGADAVLVDAIQDIELLRTLKSCISRPLVFNQIAGGKSPICNLQELQDVGVSIVIYSTPALFAAQESIGNMMISLRENNGLLVPEKRKVDVQSCTAVLNENLARRDTLRD; this is translated from the coding sequence ATGAGTAAAAAAAGTATGCACCAGGAAATTGCCGAGCGGAATATCTTCCCTTTTATCGGGGTGTATGATGTTTTTTCAGCCTCAATTGCAGCTAAATTCTATGATGCTCTCTTTATCAGTGGATTCAGTTTTGCTGCCAGCCATTATGGGTTACCTGATATCGGTTTTATCGCCTGGTCTGATATTGTGGAATTCGTCCGGCGAGTAAGAACTATTCTGCCCCATCATCATATCCTGGTCGATATTGACGACGGATACACCGACGTTGAAGTTGCCTGTCATGTTGTTTCCCAGCTGGAGTCGATCAGGGCCTCGGGTATTATTATTGAGGACCAGAAACGGCCCAGACGATGCGGTCATTTTGACGGCAAGCAGCTCATTGAGCTGGATGAGTTTATTCATAAGCTGAAAAGTATCTTGGCCGTCCGTCGGAATATGTTTGTCATTGCCCGTACTGATGCCATCGATTTCGATGATATTATGAGAAGAGCTGAAGCATTTGTCGAAGCCGGAGCAGATGCTGTTCTGGTTGATGCAATACAGGATATTGAACTGCTCAGAACCCTGAAAAGTTGCATCAGCAGACCTCTTGTGTTCAACCAGATTGCTGGCGGAAAATCTCCTATCTGTAATCTGCAGGAACTTCAAGATGTAGGGGTATCTATCGTGATTTACAGCACCCCGGCTCTTTTTGCTGCCCAGGAATCTATTGGTAATATGATGATATCATTGAGAGAAAATAACGGGCTGCTGGTTCCGGAAAAAAGAAAAGTGGATGTGCAGTCATGTACGGCAGTATTAAATGAAAATCTTGCGAGAAGAGATACCTTAAGGGATTAA